One Corynebacterium tuberculostearicum DNA window includes the following coding sequences:
- a CDS encoding DUF4282 domain-containing protein has product MWILHLLGAFLFATGMGIYGIREDSASAIFGSIFAFIFLAVLSTVIYYAIMVAIRLFLEAMVANVRIAQNTGDILDKMD; this is encoded by the coding sequence ATGTGGATCCTTCACCTCCTCGGTGCCTTCTTGTTCGCCACCGGCATGGGCATTTATGGCATTAGGGAAGATTCCGCGTCCGCCATCTTCGGAAGCATCTTTGCGTTCATCTTCCTGGCGGTACTGAGCACTGTCATTTACTACGCAATCATGGTCGCCATCAGGCTATTCCTGGAAGCCATGGTGGCTAACGTGCGCATCGCCCAAAACACCGGCGATATCCTGGACAAGATGGACTAG
- a CDS encoding acyl-CoA carboxylase subunit epsilon, producing the protein MSTPEIKVVKGNPTEDELAALRAVLAQMSAKHSGSTGERNEWGNPAERFERYGAQRVYNPPPSIPYGTSNAAYPRLPITLARVYPARRGRGARFGAGRY; encoded by the coding sequence ATGTCTACGCCGGAAATCAAGGTAGTCAAGGGCAATCCCACCGAGGATGAGCTCGCGGCCCTGCGCGCCGTATTGGCGCAGATGAGCGCCAAGCACTCGGGCTCCACCGGAGAACGCAATGAATGGGGCAACCCGGCCGAGCGCTTCGAGCGCTATGGCGCGCAGCGCGTCTACAACCCTCCGCCTTCCATACCGTACGGTACTTCTAATGCGGCTTATCCTCGCCTCCCAATCACCCTCGCGCGCGTCTATCCTGCGCGGCGCGGGCGTGGAGCCCGTTTTGGAGCCGGCCGATATTGA
- a CDS encoding acyl-CoA carboxylase subunit beta, with protein MTDLKTTAGKIEDLDAKLAESRAPLGEGEPAARTRVTQLLDEGSFVETDALARHRSTDFGREHDRPYTDGVVTGYGTIDGRRVCVFSQDGEIFDGTMGEVYAEKLTKVYDLAIKTGVPIIGIYESTGPRVQEGIVTMAGYARLMARVSQASGLIPQISVVAGNTSGIAAFAPTFADVLVVTQGTALHQAASHVAGAEPETFGGAAAHAESGTAHLVASDDKQALSLVRDVLAYFPANNRAAAPRVDAGSVADFDLNSVIPDTAAQAYDMSEVIKAVVDEGSFFELSAEAAQNILTGFAYIDGRAVGIVANQPLALAGALDSAAAEKAARFVRTCDAFNTPIVEFVDSPGFVPTPEEEKAGLLRRASKFAYAQAEASVGKLTVITRKAIGPAYAFMGAKDLGADLVYAWPTAEIAVTQASQASLAIYGSEDKEEEMDELFLHPYAAAERGLADNVIEPTATRHYLVEGLRLLERKAVAQVPKKHGTV; from the coding sequence ATGACTGACCTGAAAACCACCGCCGGCAAGATCGAGGACCTGGACGCCAAGCTCGCCGAGTCCCGCGCGCCGCTGGGAGAAGGCGAGCCGGCCGCCCGCACCCGCGTGACGCAGCTGCTCGATGAGGGCTCCTTCGTGGAAACGGACGCGCTAGCCCGCCACCGCTCTACCGACTTCGGTCGCGAGCATGACCGCCCCTATACTGATGGCGTAGTGACCGGCTACGGCACTATCGACGGCCGCCGCGTCTGCGTCTTTAGCCAGGACGGCGAAATCTTCGACGGCACGATGGGTGAGGTTTATGCCGAAAAGCTCACCAAGGTATATGACCTCGCCATCAAGACCGGCGTGCCCATCATCGGCATCTATGAATCCACCGGCCCGCGTGTGCAAGAGGGCATCGTCACCATGGCCGGATACGCCCGCCTCATGGCGCGTGTCTCCCAGGCTTCGGGCCTTATCCCGCAGATTTCCGTTGTCGCGGGCAATACCAGCGGCATTGCGGCGTTCGCGCCGACGTTTGCCGATGTCCTCGTAGTCACCCAGGGCACCGCCCTCCACCAGGCCGCCAGCCACGTGGCCGGCGCTGAGCCAGAGACCTTTGGCGGCGCCGCAGCCCACGCAGAGTCTGGCACTGCTCACCTGGTGGCCAGCGACGACAAGCAGGCTCTGTCCCTCGTGCGCGATGTTTTGGCCTACTTCCCCGCCAATAACCGCGCCGCGGCGCCGCGCGTGGATGCCGGTAGCGTCGCGGACTTTGATCTCAATAGCGTCATCCCGGATACCGCCGCGCAGGCCTATGACATGAGCGAGGTCATCAAGGCTGTCGTCGATGAAGGCTCCTTCTTCGAGCTTTCCGCCGAGGCCGCACAAAACATCCTTACCGGTTTTGCCTACATCGATGGCCGCGCCGTCGGCATCGTTGCCAACCAGCCGCTGGCGCTGGCCGGCGCCTTGGACTCCGCCGCGGCAGAAAAGGCCGCACGCTTCGTGCGTACCTGTGATGCCTTCAATACTCCCATCGTGGAATTCGTGGACTCCCCAGGCTTTGTGCCTACCCCGGAAGAGGAAAAGGCCGGCCTGCTGCGCAGAGCGTCGAAGTTTGCCTATGCGCAGGCTGAAGCGAGCGTCGGCAAGCTCACTGTGATCACCCGCAAGGCCATTGGCCCGGCCTACGCATTTATGGGCGCCAAGGACCTCGGCGCGGACCTGGTCTACGCATGGCCCACCGCGGAAATTGCCGTCACCCAGGCCTCCCAAGCTTCCCTGGCCATTTATGGCTCGGAGGACAAGGAAGAGGAGATGGACGAGCTCTTCTTGCACCCGTATGCCGCAGCAGAGCGCGGGCTGGCCGATAATGTTATCGAGCCAACTGCAACCCGCCACTACCTGGTAGAAGGCCTGCGCCTGCTAGAGCGCAAGGCCGTGGCCCAGGTACCGAAGAAGCACGGAACCGTTTAG
- a CDS encoding acyl-CoA carboxylase subunit epsilon: MSTPEIKVVKGNPTEDELAALRAVLAQMSAKHSGSTGERNEWGNPAERFERYGAQRVYNPSAFHTVRYF; encoded by the coding sequence ATGTCTACGCCGGAAATCAAGGTAGTCAAGGGCAATCCCACCGAGGATGAGCTCGCGGCCCTGCGCGCCGTATTGGCGCAGATGAGCGCCAAGCACTCGGGCTCCACCGGAGAACGCAATGAATGGGGCAACCCGGCCGAGCGCTTCGAGCGCTATGGCGCGCAGCGCGTCTACAACCCCTCCGCCTTCCATACCGTACGGTACTTCTAA
- a CDS encoding DUF4282 domain-containing protein, whose translation MADNDFNSDGFPKDFSPRDFSETPRHRAEDAAKSAEGAGASEVNETKEFGSTDAKETKSFGHTDKPGEPGNSSNLSSPKPSAEGNSSDFWASSKSSTPSGGAASRAHNPFTDSASSDAAANGDQFGSAQSANDRPVFGGYTQQQGTSQGFGQFPQAGDATADSGQTLGNKKSQMSDTLKGLGKKDGLLGGLFEFEFKHFLTLTHVKEIYKVAMILGGIMWILHLLGAFLFATGMGIYGIREDSASAIFGSIFAFIFLAVLSTVIYYAIMVAIRLFLEAMVANVRIAQNTGDILDKMD comes from the coding sequence ATGGCTGATAATGATTTCAACTCCGACGGGTTTCCGAAGGATTTTTCTCCGCGCGATTTTTCTGAAACCCCGCGTCACCGCGCCGAGGACGCTGCGAAAAGCGCCGAAGGCGCCGGTGCCTCCGAGGTGAATGAGACTAAGGAATTCGGCTCTACCGATGCCAAGGAGACGAAGTCTTTCGGCCACACCGATAAGCCTGGTGAGCCTGGAAATTCGAGTAACCTTTCCTCCCCGAAGCCGAGCGCGGAGGGCAACTCCTCTGACTTCTGGGCCTCCTCGAAGTCCTCCACCCCAAGCGGGGGCGCTGCCTCCCGTGCGCATAATCCATTTACGGATTCGGCATCGTCGGACGCTGCTGCGAACGGCGATCAATTCGGCTCCGCCCAGTCCGCTAACGATCGGCCGGTTTTCGGCGGCTATACCCAGCAGCAGGGCACGAGCCAGGGATTCGGACAGTTCCCGCAAGCAGGCGATGCCACTGCCGATTCCGGCCAGACTCTCGGTAATAAGAAGAGCCAGATGAGTGACACCCTCAAGGGCTTGGGAAAGAAAGACGGCCTATTGGGCGGGCTCTTTGAGTTCGAGTTCAAGCACTTCCTGACACTTACCCACGTGAAGGAAATCTACAAGGTTGCCATGATCCTTGGTGGCATCATGTGGATCCTTCACCTCCTCGGTGCCTTCTTGTTCGCCACCGGCATGGGCATTTATGGCATTAGGGAAGATTCCGCGTCCGCCATCTTCGGAAGCATCTTTGCGTTCATCTTCCTGGCGGTACTGAGCACTGTCATTTACTACGCAATCATGGTCGCCATCAGGCTATTCCTGGAAGCCATGGTGGCTAACGTGCGCATCGCCCAAAACACCGGCGATATCCTGGACAAGATGGACTAG
- a CDS encoding Cj0069 family protein — translation MHNAIVVFEVEGGSDKGADGHRKDTMPIVDAIKEQGWNAEVIYFHPDKAEEIYAQVSENFDAYISRVNPGNIPGGEKGYFELLTKLADAGLVGMSTPADMMAYGAKDALVKLNDTPLVPDDTVAYYEVEELHNTFPTSLSYGERVLKQNRGSTGEGIWRVRLADQELAQAVEPGTALPLDTALKCTEAVDNQTHDYKLGAFMDFCDQYIEGDNGMLVDMRFMPRIVEGEIRILLVGDEPVFIVHKKPAEGGDNFSATLFSGAKYTYDKPESWPELLEMFEKARPVIAEKLGDTKDVPLIWTADFMLDDAPDGTDTYVLGEINCSCVGFTSELDMGIQEKVAAEAIRRVQDANA, via the coding sequence GTGCACAATGCAATCGTTGTATTTGAGGTAGAGGGCGGCTCCGATAAAGGCGCAGATGGTCACCGTAAGGACACCATGCCGATCGTCGACGCGATCAAGGAACAAGGCTGGAATGCGGAGGTTATCTACTTCCACCCAGACAAGGCGGAGGAAATCTACGCCCAGGTTTCTGAAAACTTTGATGCGTATATCTCTCGTGTGAACCCAGGCAATATCCCCGGCGGCGAGAAGGGCTACTTCGAATTGCTCACCAAGCTGGCAGACGCCGGCCTGGTAGGCATGTCCACTCCGGCAGACATGATGGCCTACGGCGCCAAAGATGCACTGGTCAAGCTCAATGACACCCCGCTGGTGCCGGACGATACCGTCGCGTACTACGAGGTAGAAGAGCTGCATAATACTTTCCCCACCTCGCTGTCTTATGGTGAGCGGGTGCTCAAGCAAAACCGCGGTTCCACCGGTGAGGGCATCTGGCGCGTGCGCCTCGCGGACCAGGAGCTTGCCCAGGCCGTGGAACCGGGCACCGCGCTCCCGCTCGATACCGCCCTGAAGTGCACCGAAGCAGTAGATAACCAGACCCACGACTACAAGCTGGGCGCCTTCATGGACTTCTGTGACCAGTACATTGAGGGCGATAACGGCATGCTGGTGGACATGCGCTTTATGCCGCGCATTGTGGAGGGCGAAATCCGCATTCTCCTCGTGGGTGACGAGCCGGTATTCATCGTGCACAAGAAGCCAGCGGAAGGCGGCGACAACTTCTCTGCCACGCTCTTCTCCGGCGCAAAGTACACCTACGATAAGCCGGAATCTTGGCCGGAGTTGCTCGAGATGTTCGAGAAGGCTCGCCCCGTTATCGCAGAGAAGCTCGGCGATACCAAGGACGTTCCGCTGATTTGGACCGCGGACTTCATGCTTGACGATGCCCCCGATGGCACCGACACCTATGTCCTCGGCGAGATCAACTGCTCCTGTGTTGGCTTCACTTCCGAGCTAGACATGGGCATCCAAGAAAAGGTTGCCGCCGAGGCAATTCGTCGCGTTCAGGACGCGAACGCCTAG
- a CDS encoding sulfurtransferase — protein sequence MADVDPYPPFQEYAHPERLVSAPWLSARLGIKGLRVIEVDEDSLLYDIGHIPTATRINFRTELLSPLTRDFIDGKEFTALMRDKGINADDTIVLYGDKSNWWAAYALWVFTLFGHKDVRLLDGGRNAWMAEERDTSFMVPDFPVSEYPEVSRDDSVLRAFVDQVRESEGALVDTRSPEEFAGEATEHDPNGDSAYGTTMRHGHIPGAINLEWDRSNYPNSCFRSAEELKVNYGMLEPESATILYSHVGAQAAHTWFVLTHLLGFTKTQVYDGSWSEWGNMVKMPIER from the coding sequence GTGGCTGACGTTGATCCCTATCCCCCATTTCAGGAATACGCACACCCCGAGCGCCTCGTGTCTGCACCGTGGCTGTCCGCACGCCTAGGCATCAAGGGCCTGCGCGTCATCGAGGTCGATGAAGACTCGCTCCTCTATGACATTGGCCATATCCCCACCGCCACCCGCATCAACTTCCGCACGGAGCTACTGAGCCCACTTACTCGCGATTTCATCGATGGCAAAGAGTTCACTGCCTTGATGCGAGACAAGGGCATTAATGCCGACGATACGATCGTCCTTTATGGCGATAAGTCCAATTGGTGGGCCGCCTACGCCCTGTGGGTATTTACCCTCTTTGGCCACAAGGATGTTCGCCTGCTCGATGGTGGCCGCAATGCCTGGATGGCCGAGGAACGCGATACTTCCTTCATGGTGCCGGACTTCCCCGTATCCGAATACCCCGAGGTAAGCCGCGATGATTCCGTCCTGCGTGCCTTCGTAGACCAAGTGCGCGAGTCCGAAGGAGCGCTCGTGGATACCCGCTCCCCAGAGGAGTTTGCGGGCGAGGCCACCGAGCACGATCCCAATGGCGATTCCGCCTACGGAACCACCATGCGCCACGGCCACATCCCGGGCGCCATCAACCTCGAGTGGGACCGTTCCAACTATCCCAACTCCTGCTTCCGCTCGGCCGAGGAGCTCAAGGTTAATTACGGAATGTTGGAGCCTGAATCTGCAACGATTCTCTACTCCCACGTGGGCGCACAGGCCGCACACACCTGGTTTGTGTTGACGCATCTTTTGGGATTCACAAAGACGCAGGTCTACGATGGTTCGTGGTCTGAGTGGGGCAATATGGTGAAAATGCCGATTGAGCGTTAA
- a CDS encoding acetyl/propionyl/methylcrotonyl-CoA carboxylase subunit alpha, with protein MAVETKKISKVLVANRGEIAVRVIRAARDAGIASVAVYAEPDAQAPFASLADEAFALGGTTSAESYLVFDKILDAAEKSGADAIHPGYGFLSENADFAQAVIDAGLTWIGPSPESIRDLGDKVTARHIAERAEAPMAPGTKDPVAGADEVQSFAMEYGLPVAIKAAFGGGGRGMKVAYSAEEIPELFESATREATSAFGRGECFVERYLDRARHVEAQVLADKHGNVVVVGTRDCSLQRRFQKLVEEAPAPFLTDEQRASIHESAKRICREAGYYGAGTVEYLVGADGLISFLEVNTRLQVEHPVSEETTGLDLVREQFRIAEGHELSLKEDPTPRGHAFEFRINGEDAAANFMPAPGTIVKYSEPSGPGVRVDSGVVQGSVIGGQFDSMLAKLIVWGPDRETALRRSARALSEYTVEGLPTVIPFDQAIVADPAFTAEDGNFDVYTKWIEEEWDNQLPAHDDSTDAEAAEAEPSQVHTVEIDGRRIEVALPASFGATGTPRKKKKRKGSGAKAAVSGDAVTSPMQGTVIKVNVEEGQEVTEGEVLLVLEAMKMENPVKAHKAGTVTGLAVEAGAATTKGSVLLEIK; from the coding sequence GTGGCAGTAGAAACCAAAAAGATCTCTAAGGTTCTCGTGGCGAACCGCGGTGAGATCGCCGTTCGCGTGATCCGCGCGGCCCGCGACGCTGGCATTGCCTCCGTCGCCGTCTACGCCGAGCCAGACGCCCAGGCACCTTTTGCCTCGCTTGCCGACGAAGCCTTTGCCCTCGGCGGCACCACTTCTGCAGAGTCATACCTCGTCTTTGACAAGATTCTGGACGCCGCAGAAAAGTCCGGCGCCGATGCTATCCACCCCGGCTATGGCTTCTTGTCTGAAAACGCCGACTTTGCCCAGGCCGTCATCGATGCCGGCCTGACTTGGATTGGCCCCTCCCCCGAGTCCATCCGTGACTTGGGAGATAAGGTTACCGCGCGGCACATCGCCGAGCGCGCCGAAGCCCCCATGGCCCCAGGCACCAAAGATCCGGTAGCCGGCGCCGATGAGGTGCAGTCCTTCGCCATGGAATACGGCCTGCCCGTAGCCATCAAGGCTGCCTTTGGCGGCGGCGGCCGCGGCATGAAGGTGGCCTACTCCGCAGAGGAAATCCCCGAGCTCTTTGAATCCGCCACCCGTGAGGCGACTTCCGCCTTCGGTCGCGGCGAGTGCTTCGTAGAGCGTTACCTGGACCGAGCCCGCCACGTCGAGGCCCAGGTGCTGGCGGATAAGCACGGCAACGTAGTCGTCGTCGGCACGCGCGATTGCTCCCTGCAGCGCCGCTTCCAAAAGCTGGTCGAAGAAGCCCCGGCTCCTTTCCTCACTGATGAGCAGCGCGCCTCCATCCACGAGTCCGCCAAGCGCATCTGCCGCGAGGCCGGCTACTACGGCGCAGGCACCGTGGAATACCTGGTGGGCGCCGATGGCCTCATTTCCTTCCTAGAGGTCAATACCCGCCTGCAGGTGGAGCACCCAGTTTCCGAGGAAACCACCGGCCTCGATCTCGTGCGCGAGCAGTTCCGCATCGCTGAGGGCCACGAGCTCTCTCTGAAGGAAGACCCCACCCCGCGCGGCCACGCCTTCGAGTTCCGCATCAACGGCGAGGATGCCGCGGCGAACTTCATGCCAGCCCCTGGCACCATCGTGAAGTACTCCGAGCCGTCGGGTCCGGGCGTGCGCGTTGATTCCGGCGTCGTCCAGGGCTCCGTCATTGGCGGCCAATTCGATTCCATGCTGGCCAAGCTCATCGTCTGGGGCCCAGACCGCGAGACCGCGCTGCGTCGCTCCGCCCGCGCCCTGTCCGAGTACACGGTGGAGGGCCTGCCCACCGTTATCCCGTTTGACCAGGCTATCGTTGCTGATCCAGCTTTCACCGCAGAAGACGGCAACTTCGACGTCTACACCAAGTGGATCGAAGAGGAATGGGATAACCAGCTGCCCGCCCACGATGACTCCACCGATGCCGAGGCTGCAGAGGCAGAGCCGTCCCAGGTACACACCGTGGAAATCGACGGCCGCCGCATCGAGGTCGCCCTCCCCGCCTCCTTCGGCGCCACCGGCACCCCACGCAAAAAGAAGAAGCGCAAGGGCTCTGGCGCCAAGGCCGCTGTATCCGGCGATGCCGTTACCTCCCCAATGCAGGGCACGGTCATCAAGGTCAACGTCGAAGAAGGTCAAGAGGTCACCGAGGGCGAGGTCCTCCTCGTGCTCGAGGCCATGAAGATGGAAAACCCCGTCAAGGCACATAAGGCCGGCACCGTTACCGGCTTGGCCGTGGAGGCAGGCGCTGCTACCACCAAGGGCAGCGTACTGCTGGAAATCAAGTAG
- a CDS encoding ABC transporter ATP-binding protein encodes MLKIDATYGHSTALGRLNRTFDAGRVYGLKGPNGAGKSTLLQTLSGEIAPLEGTVTIDGTGPGSAEAAGSVIAVADPVFLPDLTVGEHFTLLSRRSGVDFAEVHELWALDDAILNSAVSDLSSGQRQRVYLAAQLYQPAKALLIDEPERHLDHTWTAFLAEELRHLAAEGRCVVLASHSPAIFDACDEVVEIS; translated from the coding sequence ATGCTGAAAATAGATGCAACTTATGGACATTCCACCGCTTTAGGGCGCCTGAATCGCACCTTCGACGCCGGTCGCGTATACGGCTTGAAGGGCCCCAATGGTGCGGGTAAATCTACGCTGCTGCAGACGTTGAGCGGCGAGATTGCCCCACTCGAGGGCACCGTTACCATCGACGGCACCGGGCCCGGCAGCGCAGAGGCCGCCGGCTCCGTCATCGCAGTCGCGGACCCGGTCTTCTTGCCCGACCTCACCGTCGGCGAACACTTCACCCTGCTTTCGCGCCGCTCCGGCGTAGACTTTGCCGAGGTCCATGAGCTGTGGGCCCTCGATGACGCCATCCTAAACTCCGCAGTCAGCGACCTTTCTTCTGGCCAGCGCCAGCGCGTTTACCTCGCCGCCCAGCTCTATCAGCCGGCCAAGGCTCTGCTTATCGACGAACCCGAGCGCCACCTTGACCACACCTGGACCGCCTTCTTGGCCGAGGAGCTGCGCCACCTCGCCGCCGAGGGCCGTTGTGTAGTGCTGGCCTCCCACTCCCCGGCCATCTTCGATGCCTGCGACGAGGTGGTGGAAATTTCATGA
- a CDS encoding ABC transporter permease, producing MKLLSTASSALYYAFIAALIASVSVYAWQNAAEVLPSLAQRTAAALPATATIGAGVGSLALIVLLEALYPLRSLSLSRWVYVDRPRGRMRGVDKLSIAQLAGVSLLGLALCTSLRLPLYAAMALPLLRIALGWRSFDLASLLRAGRTRAVGSSSFGLLDSEVSADAIASQSARLRPSSRATTSPSYLFIRRLYRRWYIPLGAVAVIGLTLGLVPQLGSLALIGFAAAWTIVGAATGRAASFGRIIDGTWPDWGLPLTATAGAAVLGTAFIAAVWKLPVLVLAACCLGLTYASFKRSRPARVATMNIIDTGGFGASFSPEVFGYFLRGGYGIAAVAVVLFF from the coding sequence ATGAAGCTTCTGTCCACAGCCTCCTCAGCCCTCTATTACGCCTTTATAGCGGCGCTCATCGCGAGCGTCAGTGTTTACGCTTGGCAGAATGCCGCCGAGGTTTTGCCCTCGCTCGCGCAGCGCACAGCCGCGGCCCTGCCCGCCACCGCGACCATCGGCGCTGGGGTCGGCTCCCTCGCCCTCATCGTTCTTCTTGAAGCGCTCTATCCGCTGCGCAGCCTTTCGCTCAGCCGGTGGGTCTATGTGGATAGGCCGCGGGGGCGTATGCGGGGCGTCGATAAGCTGTCCATTGCCCAGCTCGCCGGCGTGAGCCTCCTCGGCCTAGCCCTGTGCACGTCGCTGCGCCTTCCGCTCTATGCGGCGATGGCCCTCCCCTTGCTGCGCATAGCGCTCGGCTGGCGTTCCTTCGACCTCGCCTCGCTTCTTCGCGCGGGCCGCACCCGTGCCGTCGGCTCGTCTTCCTTTGGGCTTTTGGATTCTGAGGTTTCTGCCGATGCCATTGCTTCCCAGTCGGCGCGCCTGCGCCCCAGCTCGCGCGCCACGACGTCGCCCAGCTATCTCTTTATCCGGCGCCTATACCGCCGCTGGTACATCCCGCTCGGCGCGGTAGCTGTCATCGGCCTCACCCTAGGCCTTGTCCCACAGCTCGGCAGCCTGGCGCTCATAGGATTCGCTGCCGCATGGACCATCGTCGGCGCCGCCACCGGCCGCGCCGCATCCTTTGGCCGCATCATCGACGGAACCTGGCCCGACTGGGGACTTCCCTTGACCGCGACAGCCGGTGCCGCCGTTCTCGGTACCGCCTTCATCGCCGCCGTGTGGAAGCTGCCGGTACTCGTACTCGCCGCGTGCTGTTTAGGACTTACCTACGCCTCCTTCAAGCGCTCCCGCCCAGCGCGAGTGGCCACCATGAACATCATCGACACCGGTGGCTTCGGTGCTTCGTTCTCCCCCGAAGTCTTCGGTTACTTCCTGCGCGGCGGCTACGGCATTGCGGCCGTAGCTGTGGTCCTCTTCTTTTAG
- a CDS encoding GntR family transcriptional regulator has translation MFINLNPDSDVPVFQQIHDELVLAIARGQLSDGDKLDPVRRVAKDIGINPATVKKAYDLLVSDGLIETAGRSGSIVRPGAHTEAQERQLAEQLGRVVALARAQGFSPDELHTHLSSTLKHLEVSS, from the coding sequence ATGTTCATTAACCTCAACCCCGATTCAGATGTCCCCGTCTTCCAACAAATCCACGATGAATTAGTACTGGCCATAGCTCGCGGCCAGCTCTCTGATGGCGACAAGCTAGACCCTGTCCGCCGCGTCGCCAAAGACATAGGCATCAACCCAGCCACCGTAAAAAAGGCGTACGACCTCTTGGTCTCTGACGGCCTCATTGAAACCGCCGGCCGCTCCGGCTCCATCGTCAGACCCGGCGCTCACACCGAGGCTCAAGAAAGACAACTAGCTGAGCAATTAGGCCGAGTAGTTGCGCTCGCCCGTGCCCAAGGCTTTAGCCCAGATGAGCTCCACACCCACCTCAGCTCCACTCTTAAACACTTGGAAGTATCGTCATGA
- a CDS encoding DUF1648 domain-containing protein, with amino-acid sequence MAVTTLAITWIMAKAPSLSSPGTPLGVRVPKDYLSDSAVTSALAGYKVRTWGCGVAATILSLFAWKLPLLAAVPSLLVTLGGLWAYISQRRRIIAAKKAGGWFDEVETTIAARVSTNANGTPEFAGIPTPTFPWITMLASLLCIAAGAIIVASHWSDIPDPVPVHWNSSMEADNWSEKSIGSVFSISFIALGMLLLFAVICSCIAHSEVFPRSERSIKARLRNEANLAFTNTGMGVFTLLMCVGMAFMQVTGPVPQFQRFNGAAIITMLVITIGGSIGLVAFLLYKQSQLSEQLRGIRFPDEDNESPDNDHLYKWGVMYYNPEDPAVLVDKRFGTGMSFNFARWQAKAFLVITLLVLVGSIALPFLLG; translated from the coding sequence ATGGCCGTCACAACTCTCGCAATTACTTGGATTATGGCCAAAGCTCCCTCCCTTTCCTCGCCCGGCACACCGCTCGGTGTGCGCGTGCCAAAGGACTACCTTTCCGATAGTGCAGTTACCTCTGCTCTTGCTGGATACAAGGTACGTACTTGGGGTTGCGGCGTCGCGGCAACAATTCTGTCCCTCTTTGCCTGGAAATTGCCACTCCTCGCCGCCGTACCGTCCCTCTTGGTGACGCTCGGCGGCTTGTGGGCCTACATCTCTCAACGCCGCCGCATCATCGCCGCGAAAAAGGCCGGCGGTTGGTTCGACGAGGTTGAAACCACCATCGCTGCTCGTGTTTCCACCAACGCCAATGGCACACCCGAATTCGCAGGCATCCCCACGCCGACTTTTCCGTGGATAACAATGCTCGCCTCGCTGTTGTGTATCGCGGCCGGTGCCATCATCGTCGCTTCCCACTGGTCCGATATTCCTGACCCCGTTCCAGTGCACTGGAATTCTTCCATGGAGGCGGATAATTGGAGCGAAAAGAGTATCGGCAGCGTTTTTTCTATCTCATTCATCGCCTTAGGAATGCTCTTGCTTTTCGCCGTCATCTGCTCTTGTATCGCACATAGTGAGGTATTCCCACGTTCAGAACGCAGCATTAAAGCTCGACTGCGCAACGAGGCCAACCTCGCCTTCACGAATACCGGTATGGGAGTCTTCACCCTGCTCATGTGTGTGGGCATGGCCTTCATGCAAGTAACCGGCCCTGTACCGCAATTTCAACGGTTCAATGGAGCCGCCATTATCACGATGTTGGTTATTACCATCGGTGGCAGCATCGGACTGGTTGCGTTTCTTCTCTACAAACAATCTCAATTATCCGAGCAACTGCGTGGAATCCGCTTTCCCGATGAAGACAATGAATCACCGGACAATGACCACCTCTATAAATGGGGCGTGATGTACTACAACCCCGAGGATCCTGCGGTACTAGTGGATAAGCGCTTCGGCACAGGCATGTCGTTTAATTTCGCCCGCTGGCAGGCCAAGGCATTCCTCGTCATCACGCTTCTGGTTCTAGTCGGCTCAATAGCGCTACCTTTCCTACTAGGCTGA